The following are encoded together in the Corticium candelabrum chromosome 1, ooCorCand1.1, whole genome shotgun sequence genome:
- the LOC134193368 gene encoding beta-galactosidase-1-like protein 2: MRYRQYRRLCQLSLPVILILLLIYYWTRDKTEDETNSPVTSLQAEGEHFTLNGKPFRILSGAIHYFRVVPTYWRDRLLKLKAMGLNTVETYVAWNVHEPRPGTFEFSGRYDVTSFINLAHTLGLYVILRPGPYICAEWEFGGLPAWLLADSNMEIRSTYAPFMKSVEQYFDRLIPLVAPLQMNRGGSIIAVQIENEYGSFGSDTNYLSRLTDMMTSRGITELLFTSDNEGGLHRGQLPGVFKTINFQENPEKMFARLKESQGRRRPLFVTEYWSGWFDHWGEQHHIVGVADVIETVGEILRMGASINFYMFHGGTNFGFMNGGNYDNHRYQPTVTSYDYDAPLSEAGDVTPKYIELRRLMLQYSKEPLIDIPPNVPKSSYGKVKLGQTVLLSDVLYQLPSVSVSDVGPMEMLPHCQLYGYVMYHTTLTGTLANVEITGAKDFGLVMIDSKPIQLFERQEKEEKQMIKVGHQRTSGILDILVENSGRINYGSMMKKERKGIEGSVLLDGKPADGWTVYSLEFLPKFFHDVKGAPWKAVKIEKDMPPAFYKGTFTVIGKPRDTFLKMSGWVKGVVAINGAVLGRFWNVGPQQTLYVPASWLVEGANVVMVFCIGQPHHEVSVELVDVPILG, encoded by the coding sequence ATGCGATATCGACAATACCGGCGTCTTTGTCAGCTTTCCCTTCCTGTGATATTAATCTTGCTGCTGATCTATTACTGGACCAGAGACAAGACGGAGGACGAAACCAATTCGCCAGTCACAAGCCTCCAGGCCGAAGGCGAACATTTCACGCTAAATGGCAAGCCTTTTCGCATCCTGAGCGGCGCCATACACTATTTTCGCGTCGTGCCGACTTATTGGCGCGATCGCTTGCTCAAACTCAAAGCGATGGGCCTCAACACGGTGGAAACCTACGTTGCTTGGAATGTCCACGAGCCACGTCCGGGTACTTTTGAATTTTCTGGTCGGTATGACGTCACATCGTTTATCAATCTGGCGCATACTTTGGGACTGTATGTTATTTTACGACCTGGGCCGTACATCTGTGCAGAGTGGGAGTTTGGTGGGCTTCCGGCTTGGTTGCTAGCAGATTCGAATATGGAGATTCGGTCGACATATGCTCCATTCATGAAGTCGGTCGAGCAATATTTTGATCGGCTCATTCCGTTGGTTGCACCACTACAAATGAACAGGGGAGGTTCGATCATTGCAGTACAGATCGAGAACGAGTACGGGAGTTTCGGATCAGACACAAACTATTTGTCGAGACTAACCGACATGATGACGTCACGAGGAATCACCGAGTTGCTATTTACGTCGGACAACGAGGGAGGGTTGCATCGCGGGCAACTGCCGGGCGTTTTCAAGACGATCAATTTTCAGGAAAATCCAGAGAAAATGTTTGCGAGACTGAAGGAGTCGCAGGGACGTCGACGGCCGTTGTTTGTGACCGAGTACTGGTCGGGATGGTTCGATCACTGGGGAGAGCAACATCACATTGTAGGAGTCGCAGACGTCATCGAGACGGTGGGCGAGATTTTGAGAATGGGCGCATCCATAAATTTCTATATGTTCCACGGTGGAACGAATTTCGGATTTATGAATGGTGGTAATTATGATAATCATAGATATCAACCGACCGTGACAAGTTACGATTATGATGCACCGCTTTCTGAGGCTGGCGATGTCACACCGAAGTACATCGAATTAAGACGGCTGATGCTACAGTATAGCAAGGAGCCGCTGATTGATATTCCACCTAACGTTCCGAAGTCGTCGTACGGCAAAGTGAAACTCGGTCAAACAGTTTTGTTGTCCGATGTGCTGTATCAGTTACCGTCTGTAAGTGTGAGTGATGTGGGTCCGATGGAGATGCTACCACACTGTCAACTGTATGGTTATGTTATGTATCACACTACATTGACTGGCACATTAGCTAACGTGGAGATAACCGGAGCTAAGGATTTTGGCTTAGTGATGATCGATTCGAAACCGATTCAACTATTTGAAAGGCAAGAGAAGGAGGAGAAGCAGATGATAAAGGTAGGACATCAGAGGACGTCAGGCATTCTGGATATTCTGGTTGAAAACAGTGGCCGGATCAATTACGGATcgatgatgaagaaagagaGAAAAGGAATTGAAGGAAGTGTGCTACTGGATGGAAAACCGGCCGACGGATGGACGGTCTATTCGCTTGAATTTCTACCAAAATTTTTTCATGATGTAAAGGGAGCTCCGTGGAAAGCCGTAAAGATAGAGAAAGATATGCCGCCGGCTTTCTATAAGGGAACGTTCACGGTTATAGGAAAACCGAGAGACACGTTTCTCAAAATGTCTGGTTGGGTGAAGGGAGTCGTTGCTATCAACGGTGCTGTTTTGGGAAGGTTTTGGAATGTTGGACCTCAGCAAACGCTTTATGTTCCAGCTTCTTGGCTTGTTGAAGGAGCCAATGTAGTTATGGTGTTTTGTATAGGGCAGCCACATCATGAAGTTTCGGTGGAGCTAGTAGATGTTCCGATTTTAGGGTAA
- the LOC134195642 gene encoding uncharacterized protein LOC134195642, which produces MVIGTVAILARQCHVSLQQRKQMSRCRDIGTIFGFQLLFAYIAFFWVFTFTLLYHAGFYKNPTSFHTHYWMVCLLPVWSIAALAIVYKISSVFLLGLKVCLDAPPKSSIYYLKQVFCMIPDLCLIVGYVSCAFVLTVQADGLTDGSTLQTPDIITPVVVTECSCLGFVILAGAFTMYSTKSTKNERLVNSMISDNCETEALIDTPASLSEVDNATGTSSYEVESFSEPSEQLQSPSRDEKTDSLASQYVNVPELRLQDGTRVAFVELQSHGTM; this is translated from the exons ATGGTAATCGGTACCGTCGCAATTCTAGCACGACAATGCCATGTCTCTTTACAGCAACGCAAACAGATGTCTAGATGCAGGGATATTGGCACCATATTTGGTTTTCAACTATTGTTTGCTTACATAGCCTTCTTTTGGGTGTTTACCTTCACTCTGCTGTACCACGCCGGTTTCTACAAAAACCCGACCAGTTTCCACACGCACTACTGGATGGTTTGTCTTCTTCCAGTGTGGAGCATTGCAGCTCTTGCAATTGTGTATAAAATCTCTAGTGTTTTCTTGCTTGGTTTGAAAG TTTGCTTAGACGCTCCACCCAAGAGCTCAATATACTATCTCAAACAAGTTTTCTGTATGATTCCAGACCTCTGTCTGATTGTCGGATACGTTTCTTGTGCTTTTGTTCTCACCGTTCAAGCTGACGGTCTAACTGATGGCAGCACCTTGCAGACGCCAGACATCATTACGCCAGTCGTCGTTACTGAATGCTCATGTTTGGGGTTCGTTATACTCGCTGGAGCATTCACAATGTATTCTACAAAATCAACCAAAAATGAACGACTCGTCAATTCGATGATATCGGACAATTGTGAGACTGAGGCTCTTATTGATACACCAGCATCGTTATCAGAAGTTGACAACGCAACGGGAACTTCGTCGTACGAGGTTGAGAGTTTTTCTGAGCCGTCGGAGCAATTGCAGAGTCCGAGTCGCGATGAAAAGACGGACAGCTTGGCAAGTCAGTATGTCAATGTCCCGGAATTGCGATTACAAGATGGCACTAGAGTTGCCTTTGTGGAGCTGCAGTCACACGGTACTATGTAA
- the LOC134193047 gene encoding uncharacterized protein LOC134193047 produces the protein MEAEIAGVIIGVMVVVFASVVVVTFCRRTTRSKNELIIDKLNTTGCRWLLRLLFDIPRMIFVIYLVTSLFQSGLDDHTFDHPLVYISIGAIDVVVFVLYLLCKCACCKMSGPVFKEQANVYLFYSLTLGFPFGTATKIMGMLHLGGVNIPRDSIPVPYLVEIAIVTLVVLVLQCYVLLQPHKERSKCWKCLVMGGFYLLLAYLVFFWLFTFSLLYHAGFYQNLTSYHMKYWMVCLLPEWSIAAGAFVYEISNVWLLFLEDEAELKKSRCYRLLFMTPNILLLVGYVAVALVLTAQADGLLTDGSSVQTLVIVTECVCLVLVVVAGAFAMCWRPTRSNKIHVQPRRDTSVMPKSRQIEIPLKEPAMTRTRTHPRVHPGTHPATHPATHIRSHPRTHPRSHIRAHTRTLPSLNNPTHSSTSDSQNYSKPTEQRLSPTDDGQTSSRYYYNISGGRLHDGTRVLPDAWQ, from the exons ATGGAAGCAGAAATTGCTGGAGTGATTATTGGAGTGATGGTCGTTGTCTTCGCTAGCGTCGTCGTCGTTACCTTTTGTCGAAG GACAACTAGAAGCAAGAACGAGTTGATCATTGACAAACTTAACACAACGGGATGTCGTTGGTTACTCCGACTTCTATTCGACATTCCCCGCATGATATTCGTCATCTACCTAGTAACGTCTCTATTCCAGTCCGGACTAGACGACCACACGTTTGACCATCCACTCGTTTACATTTCAATCGGAGCCATAGACGTCGTCGTCTTCGTCTTATATTTGCTCTGCAAATGCGCATGCTGCAAGATGTCCGGCCCAGTATTCAAAGAACAAGCAAATGTCTATCTCTTCTACTCGTTGACACTTGGATTTCCGTTCGGAACGGCCACAAAGATAATGGGCATGTTACATCTAGGAGGAGTAAACATACCACGAGATTCTATCCCTGTTCCTTACCTAGTTGAAATAGCAATAGTGACTCTGGTCGTTCTAGTGCTCCAATGCTATGTCCTTTTACAGCCACACAAAGAACGGTCAAAGTGTTGGAAATGTTTGGTTATGGGAGGCTTCTATCTGTTGCTTGCTTACTTGGTTTTCTTTTGGTTGTTTACCTTCTCTCTACTGTACCACGCCGGTTTCTACCAAAATCTGACGAGTTACCACATGAAGTACTGGATGGTTTGTCTCCTGCCCGAATGGAGCATCGCAGCCGGGGCATTTGTGTACGAAATTTCTAATGTTTGGCTGCTCTTTTTGGAAG ACGAAGCTGAACTAAAAAAGTCACGATGTTATCGACTTCTTTTCATGACTCCAAACATTTTACTGCTTGTCGGATATGTCGCTGTTGCTCTTGTTCTCACCGCTCAAGCAGACGGTCTATTAACTGATGGCAGCAGCGTACAGACGCTTGTCATCGTTACTGAATGTGTATGTCTGGTGCTCGTTGTGGTGGCTGGAGCATTCGCAATGTGCTGGCGTCCTACAAGATCCAACAAAATCCATGTACAACCCCGCAGGGATACATCGGTGATGCCTAAGAGTCGTCAGATCGAGATTCCGCTGAAAGAACCAGCAAtgacacgcacacgcacacatccACGAGTACATCCAGGCACACACCCAGCCACACACCCAGCCACACACATACGGTCTcacccacgcacacacccaCGTTCACACatacgcgcacacacacgcacattgCCGTCACTTAATAACCCAACACATTCTTCGACGTCTGATTCTCAGAATTATTCCAAGCCGACCGAGCAACGGCTAAGTCCAACTGAcgatggacaaacaagcagtcGGTACTACTACAATATTTCGGGTGGACGATTACATGATGGCACTAGAGTACTCCCAGATGCGTGGCAGTGA